The following are from one region of the Stanieria cyanosphaera PCC 7437 genome:
- a CDS encoding CYTH domain-containing protein: MPKEIERKYLVKGEQWRTLATGIIYRQGYIPTVGNQTVRVRLIDNQGYLTIKGPRIGISRTEFEYPIPLEDAQEMLLNLCVKPLIEKKRYKIKYQDLIWEVDEFFGENAGLIIAEVELKSENQLIHLPDWIDREVTDPKYFNSNLIKHPYSKWTRKH; encoded by the coding sequence ATGCCAAAAGAAATAGAAAGAAAATATTTAGTTAAAGGAGAACAATGGCGTACTTTAGCAACAGGAATAATTTATCGTCAAGGATATATACCGACAGTAGGCAATCAAACTGTTCGAGTTCGCTTGATTGATAACCAAGGATATTTAACAATTAAAGGACCAAGAATTGGTATTTCTAGAACAGAATTTGAATATCCTATTCCTCTAGAAGATGCTCAAGAAATGCTACTTAATCTCTGTGTTAAACCTTTGATTGAAAAGAAAAGATATAAAATAAAATATCAAGATTTAATTTGGGAAGTTGATGAGTTTTTTGGCGAAAATGCAGGTTTAATTATTGCCGAAGTAGAATTGAAATCAGAAAATCAATTGATTCATTTACCAGATTGGATTGACCGTGAAGTAACTGATCCCAAATATTTTAATTCTAATTTAATTAAGCATCCTTACAGTAAATGGACAAGAAAACATTAA
- a CDS encoding alpha-mannosidase, with amino-acid sequence MSDFLIAQITQIVQRLSALTKIDLQNNWHYTNFDFAFESENLIALNLNEWQNIVLNERRYIVWEKGRKIYWLAQKIIVPEHLQNYPVTGLNLRLVLTWWAEDAQIFVNGKLVQQGDLFDSSTRILLTNNAQPGEEFVIAIRLISPGHDIGALMRSHCVYESNYNQIDPGFVATELSILSKYLNQFEPEKLIVLASEIEKIKWNLVLDAEEFNRHLNHLRQRLLPLAKNIKQRCFYPLGHAHLDMAWLWTTNETYQVAERTFQSVLNLQQQFPNLTFGHTTSALYKWIEQNRPELFSELKKAIKLGKWEILGGMWVEPDVNLISGESIIRQLFYGQKYLAEKFEQIATIAWLPDSFGFSWQLPQILKGAGIDYFVTGKLHWNDTTKFPYGCFWWESPDGTKLLTLMSPPNVTGVMDTNPITMTNYAVEWESQTGLQDIFWLPGVGDHGGGPTKDMLEVAAKWNNSPFFPRIQFTTASQYLAKINQTKLSLPTWQDELYLELHRGCYTTHSDQKKFNRYCEGLLYQAELFATLASTINENRFDCGTLSHYLDSNPNFVNSQPWQSLIEIAWKKVLFNQFHDILPGTSIPEVFAEANRDWQAAIEIGETILKQALSAIASQIKLPAPPQPNAKPIVVFNSLNWQRDEVVSIAATKSNWEVYDLQGNKLPSQLSCDNQLLFLAEAIPSVGYRLFWLVASEVTHANSFPNHFILENQYLKVKVNPTTGDLDSLFDKTNQKEILQGAGNQLQAYRDRGQYWDAWDIDPNYQQYPLPPAELIAIEWLDYGTIQQRLRVIRKLGSSEFTQDYLLQTNSPSLKITNVVNWQETQVVVKAAFPFNLTSDYATYEIACGAIARATEPQTKVEQAKWEVPALKWADLTDSNQNYGVSLLNDCKYGYDSQSDQLRLTLLRSSLWPDPTADKGIHQFTYAIYPHIGSWELARTVHKSYELNIPLQVININIISSKEQQLSPVGSFLDLSAENLILMALKPDRETKNLILRCYECHGKTTELYLQGDLDLNIKYPVDFLEQSISNSSALTHPKSYQVQPWQIISLKMS; translated from the coding sequence ATGTCTGATTTTCTAATTGCTCAAATCACTCAAATTGTACAAAGATTATCAGCCTTGACTAAAATTGATCTTCAAAATAATTGGCATTATACAAATTTTGATTTTGCATTTGAGTCAGAGAACTTAATAGCATTAAATTTAAATGAATGGCAAAATATTGTACTCAATGAGCGAAGATATATTGTTTGGGAAAAAGGACGTAAAATTTATTGGTTAGCTCAAAAAATTATTGTTCCTGAACATCTACAAAACTATCCTGTAACAGGATTAAATTTGCGTTTAGTTCTAACTTGGTGGGCAGAAGATGCCCAAATTTTTGTTAACGGAAAGTTGGTTCAACAAGGAGACTTGTTTGATTCTTCTACTAGAATTTTATTAACTAATAATGCTCAACCTGGTGAAGAATTTGTAATTGCTATTCGCTTAATTAGTCCAGGACATGACATTGGTGCATTAATGCGATCGCATTGTGTTTATGAGAGTAATTATAATCAAATCGATCCTGGTTTTGTAGCAACCGAATTATCTATTCTCTCTAAATATTTAAATCAATTTGAACCAGAAAAATTAATTGTACTCGCTAGCGAAATTGAAAAAATAAAATGGAATTTAGTTCTTGATGCTGAGGAGTTTAATCGCCATCTCAATCATTTACGTCAGCGATTATTACCTTTAGCTAAAAATATTAAACAACGTTGTTTTTATCCTCTTGGTCATGCTCATTTAGACATGGCTTGGTTATGGACTACAAATGAAACTTATCAAGTTGCCGAAAGAACTTTTCAATCTGTTTTAAATTTACAACAACAGTTTCCTAATCTTACTTTTGGTCATACTACTTCTGCTCTTTATAAATGGATTGAGCAAAATCGACCAGAGCTATTTTCAGAGCTTAAAAAAGCAATTAAGCTAGGAAAATGGGAAATTTTAGGAGGAATGTGGGTAGAACCCGATGTTAATTTAATCAGTGGTGAATCGATTATTCGTCAACTATTTTATGGTCAAAAATATCTAGCAGAAAAGTTTGAACAAATTGCTACAATTGCTTGGTTACCTGATAGTTTTGGTTTTAGTTGGCAGTTACCTCAAATTCTTAAAGGTGCTGGCATCGATTACTTTGTGACAGGTAAGTTGCATTGGAATGATACAACTAAATTTCCTTATGGTTGTTTTTGGTGGGAATCTCCTGACGGCACCAAATTATTAACCTTGATGTCTCCTCCTAATGTTACAGGTGTAATGGATACTAATCCCATCACCATGACTAATTATGCAGTTGAATGGGAATCTCAAACAGGATTGCAAGATATCTTTTGGTTACCTGGAGTGGGTGATCATGGAGGAGGCCCTACTAAAGATATGTTAGAAGTAGCAGCAAAGTGGAATAATTCTCCTTTCTTTCCTCGAATTCAATTTACTACTGCCTCTCAATATCTAGCCAAAATCAACCAAACCAAGCTTTCTCTTCCAACTTGGCAGGATGAATTATATCTGGAACTTCATCGTGGTTGCTATACTACCCACTCTGATCAGAAAAAGTTTAATCGTTATTGTGAAGGATTACTTTATCAAGCAGAATTGTTTGCAACTCTCGCAAGTACCATTAATGAGAACAGGTTCGATTGCGGCACACTTTCCCATTATCTAGATAGTAACCCAAATTTTGTCAATAGTCAACCCTGGCAATCATTAATTGAGATTGCTTGGAAAAAAGTTTTATTCAATCAATTCCACGACATTTTACCTGGAACATCGATTCCTGAAGTATTTGCAGAAGCAAATCGAGATTGGCAAGCAGCAATAGAAATAGGGGAAACCATCCTTAAACAAGCTTTAAGTGCGATCGCGTCTCAAATCAAATTACCTGCACCGCCTCAACCTAATGCAAAACCAATTGTGGTTTTTAACTCTCTTAATTGGCAGCGAGATGAAGTTGTTAGTATTGCTGCGACTAAATCTAATTGGGAAGTATACGACTTACAAGGAAATAAACTGCCTTCTCAACTTAGTTGCGACAATCAATTATTATTTCTAGCAGAGGCAATTCCTTCGGTTGGTTATCGTCTGTTTTGGTTAGTTGCTAGTGAAGTCACTCATGCAAATTCATTTCCGAATCATTTTATTCTTGAAAATCAATACCTGAAAGTAAAAGTCAATCCCACCACAGGAGATTTAGATAGTCTGTTTGACAAGACTAATCAAAAAGAAATACTCCAAGGTGCAGGAAATCAACTACAAGCTTATCGCGATCGAGGACAATATTGGGATGCTTGGGATATCGATCCTAATTATCAACAATATCCCTTACCACCTGCAGAATTAATTGCGATTGAATGGTTAGACTACGGAACAATACAACAACGTCTACGAGTAATCAGAAAATTAGGTTCATCAGAATTTACTCAAGATTATCTTCTGCAAACCAATTCTCCTTCTCTAAAAATCACTAATGTAGTAAACTGGCAAGAAACTCAGGTAGTTGTCAAAGCTGCTTTTCCTTTTAATCTAACCAGTGATTATGCTACTTATGAAATTGCTTGCGGTGCGATCGCACGTGCTACCGAGCCTCAAACCAAAGTAGAACAAGCAAAATGGGAAGTACCAGCTTTAAAATGGGCAGATTTAACCGATTCTAATCAAAATTATGGAGTTAGCCTTCTTAATGACTGTAAATATGGTTACGATAGTCAAAGCGATCAATTACGTTTAACCTTGCTTCGTAGTTCTTTATGGCCAGATCCTACGGCAGACAAAGGAATACACCAGTTTACTTATGCTATTTATCCTCACATAGGTAGTTGGGAATTAGCAAGAACCGTTCATAAAAGTTACGAATTAAATATACCGCTTCAGGTAATTAATATAAATATTATTTCTTCAAAAGAACAACAATTATCTCCTGTAGGAAGTTTTTTAGATTTATCAGCAGAAAATTTAATTTTGATGGCACTCAAACCAGATCGAGAAACAAAAAATTTGATTTTACGTTGTTATGAATGTCATGGAAAAACAACCGAATTATATTTACAAGGAGATTTAGATTTAAATATAAAATATCCAGTTGATTTTTTGGAGCAATCAATATCTAATTCCTCTGCTTTGACTCATCCTAAATCTTATCAAGTTCAACCTTGGCAAATTATCAGCTTAAAAATGAGTTAA
- a CDS encoding ABC transporter permease, with the protein MNVVRVFTIAKNGFQEVIRDRILYFVGFFSLLLILAVRLIPEIAAGTHEKILLDFGIAAIALLSVIVAIFVGTSLINKEIEKRTLLMLIPKPISRAELIVGKHLGLVAVLAVMVGIMMTIYLAMMSFSAIDYPLVALAISAGYLLLELSLLVAVAILFGVFTSSILATLLSFGVYLMGHFSQDLVELGKLSKNESIETLTTSLYLVLPDLSRLDLKNEAVYGLLPNYTDLFSHALYGFLYTILLLTIAMIIFSQKEF; encoded by the coding sequence ATGAATGTAGTAAGAGTATTTACTATTGCTAAAAACGGTTTCCAAGAAGTAATCCGCGATCGCATTCTCTATTTTGTTGGTTTCTTTTCCTTATTACTAATTCTTGCCGTTCGATTAATTCCAGAAATTGCTGCGGGTACTCACGAAAAAATTTTACTAGATTTTGGTATTGCTGCAATTGCTCTATTAAGTGTAATAGTAGCGATCTTTGTTGGTACAAGTTTAATCAATAAAGAAATTGAAAAGCGTACTCTACTAATGTTAATTCCTAAACCAATTAGTCGAGCCGAATTAATTGTTGGCAAACATTTAGGATTAGTTGCAGTATTAGCTGTCATGGTAGGAATTATGATGACAATTTATTTAGCAATGATGAGCTTTTCTGCAATTGATTATCCTCTGGTAGCTTTAGCAATTTCTGCTGGTTACCTTTTGCTAGAGTTATCTTTATTAGTAGCAGTTGCAATACTTTTCGGTGTATTTACTAGTTCTATCTTGGCAACTCTCTTAAGTTTTGGTGTATATTTGATGGGACACTTTAGTCAAGACTTAGTAGAATTAGGTAAATTAAGCAAGAATGAAAGCATTGAAACTTTAACTACCAGTTTGTATTTAGTATTACCAGATTTATCTCGTCTCGATCTTAAAAATGAGGCTGTTTATGGTTTATTACCGAATTATACCGATTTATTTAGTCATGCTCTTTATGGTTTTCTGTATACCATTTTACTTTTAACCATTGCTATGATTATTTTCTCGCAAAAAGAGTTTTAG
- a CDS encoding inositol monophosphatase family protein, with protein MENFWDKVLQFCQTTTKTVGDRLIADFGKIQAIQKEDGSLVTKADRSSDNELRTAIINTFPEHGVLTEETTQIFPDSQWCWIVDPIDGTTNFTRGVPIWGISLGLLYEGTPVFGFVYLPQLRQSFYGYWGGNSGLEIPTGAYLNNQPIHTNQDSPSKSHLFNLCARSTEILKNPFPCKIRMIGVASYNLLLVAAGAAIGGVEATPKIWDLAAVWVIVQAAGGKFIFLDSKPVFPLQIGQNYGNISLPCLVVSRAELVTEFLPLVEFLGKSN; from the coding sequence ATGGAAAATTTTTGGGACAAAGTTTTACAATTCTGCCAAACTACAACTAAAACAGTAGGCGATCGCTTGATAGCTGATTTTGGAAAAATACAAGCAATTCAAAAAGAAGATGGTAGTCTAGTTACTAAAGCCGATCGCTCTTCTGATAACGAACTAAGAACAGCAATTATTAATACTTTCCCCGAGCATGGGGTATTAACAGAAGAAACCACCCAAATTTTTCCTGATTCTCAATGGTGTTGGATTGTCGATCCGATTGACGGCACAACTAATTTTACTCGTGGTGTACCGATCTGGGGAATTTCCCTAGGATTATTGTATGAGGGTACACCAGTTTTTGGTTTTGTTTATTTACCTCAACTGAGACAATCTTTTTACGGTTATTGGGGTGGCAATTCTGGATTAGAAATACCTACAGGTGCATATCTAAATAATCAACCAATTCATACCAATCAAGACTCTCCAAGCAAAAGTCATCTCTTTAACCTCTGCGCTCGTAGTACTGAAATACTGAAAAATCCTTTTCCTTGTAAAATTAGAATGATTGGCGTTGCCAGTTACAATTTACTTTTAGTAGCTGCGGGTGCAGCGATCGGTGGAGTAGAAGCAACTCCAAAAATCTGGGATTTAGCAGCAGTGTGGGTAATTGTGCAAGCTGCTGGTGGTAAATTTATCTTTTTAGACTCAAAACCCGTTTTTCCGCTGCAAATTGGTCAAAATTATGGAAATATTTCTTTACCTTGTTTAGTCGTCAGTCGAGCGGAATTAGTTACAGAGTTTTTACCTTTAGTAGAGTTTTTAGGCAAATCGAATTAG